The Euphorbia lathyris chromosome 2, ddEupLath1.1, whole genome shotgun sequence genome includes a window with the following:
- the LOC136219269 gene encoding E3 ubiquitin-protein ligase UPL1-like isoform X2 — MKLKRRRSLEVPPKIKSFISSVTSTPLENIEEPLKGFVWEFDKGDFHHWVDLFNHFDSYFEKHIKPRKDLQVEDNFLESDPPFPRAAVLQILHVIRTILENCTNKHFYSSYEHLAFLLSSPDADILEACLQTLAAFLKKTIGKYSIRDSGLNAKLFSLAQGWGGKEEGLGLIACTVENGCDPVAYELGCTLHFEFYALDESSESHVKEKSYQGLQIIHLLDVNACVETDLELLNKLVAEYKVPTSLRFSLLTRLRFARAFGSLTSRQQYTCIRLYAFIVLVQASSDADDVVSFFNSEPEFVNELVSLLSYEDAVPEKIRILCLLSLVALSQDRSRQPTVLAAVTSGGHRGILSSLMQKAIDSVISGASKWSVVFAEALLSLVTVLVSSSSGCSAMREAGFIPTLLPLLKDTDPQHLHLVATAVHILETFMDFSNPAATLLRELGGLDDTISRLKVEVSYLENGLKQQGGDPDLVGRSLQVVSGVTAELDNVHPMYSVALVTYHRRLLMKALLRAISLGTYAPGNTSRFYGSEESLLPQCLCIIFRRAKDFGGGVFSLAATVMSDLIHKDPTCFAVLDAAGLPAAFLDAIMDGVLCSSEAIMCIPQCLDALCLNNNGLQAVKDRNALRCFVKIFTSRTYLRALAGETPGSLSTGLDELMRHASSLRGHGVDMVIEILNSIFKIGCGVNACCSSSEPSSCSTPVPMETDSEERSSVPSDDRDATRMDGSEHTPELPSDTSLVNIELFLPDCVGNAARLLETILQNADTCRIFIEKKGLDAVLQLFNLPLMPLSASIGQSISIAFKNFSQQHSASLARAVCSFLREHLRSTNEILVSVGGTQLLAVESANQTKVLKYLSSLEGILSLSNFLLKGTTSVVSEFGATDADVLKDLGKTYREVIWQISLCNDSKVDETRCADQETDSADTSSSNVVGREIDDDANIPVVRYMNPVSVRNGSRFLSGAEREYLAVLRSGEGLHHRGRHALAQHMRGGRSARHLEALNIDSEVPANLPETSSQEAKKTSPDVLVLEILNKLASTFRSFFTALVKGFTSPNRRRADVGSLSSASKTLGTALAKIFLEALSFSGHSTSGLDMSLSVKCRYLGMIVDDMTTLTFDCRRRTCYTAMVNNFYVHGTFKELLTTFEATSQLLWTLPYPFPTPGADHKASEGSKLSHSKWLLDTLQSYCRVLECFVSSSLLLPASSTSQAQLLVQPVAVGLSIGLFPVPRDPEVFVQMLQSQVLDVILPVWNHPTFPNCSTGFVASIISAVTHIYSGVGDVKRNRNGVAGSTNQRFLPPPPDEGTIATIVEMGFSRARAEEALRRVETNSVELAMEWLFSHAEDPVQEDDELARALALSLGSSSEGPKVDNVDKSIDLLTDEAQTKAPPVDDILAASLKLFQSIDTIAFSLTDLLVTLCNRNKGEDRPKVAFYLIQQLKLCPLDFSKDSSALGMISHILALLVFEDGTVREIAAENGIVPATIDVLMNFKASNALTSEILVPKCISSLLLVLDNMLQSKPRISSEVVEGTHTGSLPDSSAAAPITDGSLAPDVPVRENESSLEKILGKSTGYLTIEQSHMVLQLACDLIKQHVPAVIMQAVLQLCARLTKTHVLALQFLENGALAAVFSLPRTCFFPGYDTVASAIVRHLIEDPQTLQTAMELEIRQTLIGNMHAGRTNPQTFLTTMAPVISRDPVVFMKAAAAACQLESSGGRTLVVLSKEKEKEKEKSKAHGVEDSVRISENKVHDGSGKCVKGHKKIPVNLTQVIDQLLDIVLKYPPPRSEEGCASDSTSMEVDEPATKVKGKSKVDEARKLCSDSEKSAVLAKVTFVLKLFSDILLMYVHAVGVILRRDSELCQLRGSNQTDGSGHGGIIHHVLHWLLPISTDKSAGPDEWRDKLSEKASWFLVVLCGRSGEGRRRVINELVKAMSSFSNFASNSSKSLLLPDKKVFAFADLVYSILSKNTSSGNLPGSGCSPDIAKSMIDGGMVQCLTGILQVIDLDHPDAPKIVNLLLKALESLTRAANASEQVLKSEGLNKKRSIESNGRHDDHTTTSVAGTVEQNQNVNNSADVPNAVQTEELQCQVPSQNEGNQDAHHNQFVQQEMRIEVEETMVNNPPMEIGLDFLREEMEEGGVLHNTDQIDMTFRVENRADDDMGDEDDDMGDEGEEDEDDDDGEDEDEDIAEDGAGMMSLADTDIEDHDDAGLGDDFNDDMIDEDDDFHEHRVIEVRWREALDGLDHLQVLGQPGPASSLIDVAAEPFEGVNVDDLFGLRRPLGFERRRQSGRSSFERSIREVNGFQHPLLLRPSQSGDLVSMWSSGGHSFRDLEALSSGSFDVAHFYMFDAPVIPYDHVPTSLFADRLGSAAPPPLTDYSAGMDSLHIQGRRGSIDGRWTDDGLPQASSQATVIAQSVEGQFVSQLRSLAPASDPIERQSQHPGLQDSQPSNDPPSNDGQVLVEGDNTSSQQTEVQQQENGNEVIHELAPAVETVSCQEQINPPSSVEDAGECLHVQVPMLVQTISLNSTPNGQDNMETREGNDNAGDQVEIMPELVNSSTGCHPPLQCAGVSEVPASLHDVPVQTVAYDASGRIRDSGLVIRNLDHTNVDVDMDSIDAEGNQAEQRLPATEHVLDAPLSRHETLISEEASHADQASANNEASGASAIDPTFLEALPEDLRAEVLASQQAQSVQPPTYTPPAVDDIDPEFLAALPPDIQAEVLAQQRAQRIAQQAEGQPVDMDNASIIATFPAELREEVLLTSSEAVLSALPSPLLAEAQMLRDRAMSHYQARSLFGGSHRLSIRRNGLGFDRQTVMDRGVGVTIGRRAASSITNSMKVKEIEGTPLLDANALKALINLLRLAQPLGKGLLQRLLLNLCAHSTTRATLVRLLLDMIKPEAEGSVSGLATINSQRLYGCPSNVVYGRSQLLDGLPPLVLHRVLEILTYLATNHSYIGNMLFYLDPSIVPEQLSYRHIETKIDKGKEKIEDGDVPSKPFVNADDVPLILFLKLLNRPLFLRSTAHLEQVMGLLQVVICTAAQKVESRTLSGQVTANSEKQTVDEASGDIQKDPPLETEISQEDKSKAELSTSDGKRVIDTCSIFLQLPLPDLRNLCSLLGREGQSDKVYMLAGEVLKKLASVATSHRKFFTSELSVLAHSLSNSAVSELVTLRNTHMLGLSAGSMAGAAILRVLQALSSLTSSRVDENGVLEGDEEQEEQITMWNLNVALDPLWRELSECISVTETQLGQGSFSPTMPNMNFGEPVQGTSSSPLPPGTQRLLPFIEAFFVLCEKLQANYSMMQQDQIDVTAREVKESVGGSASSTTTGTADFHRKLDGATTFSKFAEKHRRLLNTFIRQNPGLLETSLSMMLKAPRLIEFDNKRAYFRSRIRQQHEQHLSGPLRISVRRAYVLEDSYNQLRMRPSQDLKGRLNVQFQGEEGIDAGGLTREWYQLLSRVIFDKGALLFTTVGNNVTFQPNPNSVFQTEHLSYFKFVGRVVAKALFDGQLLDVYFTRSFYKHILGVKVTYHDIEAVDPDYYKNLKWMLENDVSDIPDLTFSMDADEEKHILYEKTEVTDYELKPGGRNIRVTEETKHEYVDLVADHILTNAIRPQINSFLEGFNELVPRALISIFNDKELELLISGLPEIDLDDLKANTEYTGYTSASSVVQWFWEVVKVFNKEDMARLLQFVTGTSKVPLEGFKALQGISGPQRFQIHKAYGAPERLPSAHTCFNQLDLPEYTSKGQLQERLLLAIHEASEGFGFG; from the exons ATGAAGCTCAAGCGGAGGAGGTCTTTGGAAGTG CCTcccaaaatcaaatcatttatcAGTAGTGTTACTTCTACGCCACTTGAGAATATTGAAGAACCCCTAAAAGgttttgtttgggagtttgacAAG GGAGATTTTCATCATTGGGTTGATCTTTTTAACCATTTTGATTCATATTTTGAGAAGCACATTAAACCAAGAAAAGATTTGCAAGTAGAGGATAACTTTTTGGAATCTGATCCTCCCTTCCCAAGAGCAGCTGTTCTTCAAATTCTCCATGTTATCAGAACCATTTTGGAGAATTGCACGAATAAACATTTCTATAGTTCTTATGAg CATCTTGCGTTCCTCCTTTCTTCCCCTGATGCAGATATTCTAGAGGCTTGCTTGCAGACTTTGGCAGCTTTTCTGAAGAAAACTATTGGAAAATATTCCATTCGAGATAGTGGTCTGAATGCAAAGCTATTTTCTCTTGCTCAAGGTTGGGGCGGAAAGGAAGAGGGGCTTGGGTTGATTGCATGTACTGTTGAAAATGGGTGCGATCCCGTTGCCTATGAATTAGGCTGTACTTTGCATTTTGAGTTTTATGCACTGGATGAGTCGAGCGAGAGCCATGTGAAAGAAAAGTCTTACCAAGGTCTACAAATTATTCATTTACTTGATGTCAATGCTTGCGTTGAAACAGATTTAGAGCTTTTGAATAAGTTAGTTGCAGAGTACAAAGTACCAACCAGTTTAAGATTTTCTCTGCTGACAAGATTGCGGTTTGCAAGAGCTTTTGGCTCTTTAACTTCTCGACAGCAGTACACATGCATTAGACTTTATGCCTTCATTGTTCTTGTTCAAGCAAGTAGTGATGCTGATGATGTAGTTTCATTCTTTAACTCAGAGCCAGAGTTTGTTAACGAGTTAGTCTCGTTATTGAGTTATGAAGATGCGGTACCTGAAAAAATCCGAATTTTATGTCTCTTATCATTGGTGGCTCTCTCTCAAGATCGATCCCGCCAACCAACAGTTTTGGCTGCTGTCACATCTGGTGGGCATCGTGGCATCTTATCTAGCCTTATGCAGAAAGCTATTGATTCTGTTATTAGTGGCGCATCAAAATGGTCTGTTGTTTTTGCAGAGGCTTTATTGTCTCTCGTCACTGTTTTAGTCTCATCATCATCAGGTTGTTCAGCCATGCGCGAGGCTGGGTTTATCCCTACTCTTCTGCCTCTCCTTAAGGATACAGATCCACAACACTTGCATTTGGTTGCCACTGCTGTGCATATTCTAGAAACTTTCATGGATTTTAGCAACCCTGCTGCCACACTTTTAAGAGAGTTGGGTGGTTTAGATGATACTATCTCCCGACTGAAAGTAGAAGTATCTTATTTGGAAAATGGGTTGAAACAACAAGGTGGAGATCCTGATCTGGTGGGGAGAAGTCTACAAGTAGTTTCAGGTGTTACCGCTGAGCTGGATAATGTACATCCTATGTATTCTGTGGCTTTGGTTACCTATCACCGGCGGTTACTAATGAAAGCTCTCTTACGTGCTATCTCACTTGGAACATATGCCCCTGGTAATACATCTCGTTTCTATGGATCTGAGGAGAGTTTATTGCCACAATGCTTATGCATAATTTTTAGAAGAGCAAAAGATTTTGGTGGCGGGGTGTTTTCACTTGCAGCAACTGTCATGAGTGATCTGATTCACAAAGATCCTACTTGTTTTGCTGTATTAGATGCAGCTGGTCTGCCTGCTGCATTTCTGGATGCTATAATGGATGGTGTTCTATGCTCTTCAGAAGCCATAATGTGCATTCCTCAATGCTTGGATGCCTTGTGCCTCAACAATAATGGTCTTCAGGCTGTGAAAGATCGTAATGCTTTGAGGTGCTTTGTGAAAATCTTCACATCTAGGACATATTTGCGTGCCCTTGCTGGTGAGACACCAGGGTCCTTGTCTACTGGACTTGATGAATTAATGCGCCATGCTTCCTCACTGCGTGGTCATGGAGTGGATATggttattgaaattttgaattcaaTATTCAAAATTGGGTGTGGAGTTAATGCATGTTGCTCATCCTCAGAACCTTCTTCATGCTCTACTCCTGTTCCCATGGAAACAGATTCTGAAGAAAGGTCCTCAGTTCCATCAGATGATAGGGATGCAACCAGGATGGATGGTTCAGAGCATACTCCTGAGCTTCCCTCTGATACTTCACTGGTGAATATAGAGTTATTCCTTCCTGATTGTGTTGGCAATGCTGCTCGACTTCTTGAGACAATCCTTCAAAATGCCGACACATGCCGTATTTTTATTGAGAAGAAGGGACTTGATGCTGTTCTGCAGTTATTTAACTTGCCTCTAATGCCCCTTTCAGCATCAATCGGTCAGAGTATATCTATTGCCTTTAAGAACTTCTCACAACAGCATTCTGCTTCTTTAGCTCGGGCAGTATGCTCGTTCTTGAGAGAGCATCTTAGATCTACAAATGAAATTTTAGTTTCAGTTGGTGGAACCCAGCTTTTAGCAGTTGAATCTGCTAACCAAACAAAGGTCCTCAAATATCTGTCCAGTCTTGAGGGTATATTGTCTCTCTCTAATTTCTTGTTGAAGGGAACTACATCTGTTGTCTCTGAATTTGGTGCAACTGATGCTGATGTTCTGAAGGATCTTGGAAAGACATATCGGGAGGTGATTTGGCAAATTTCTCTGTGTAATGATTCCAAAGTGGATGAGACGAGGTGTGCAGATCAAGAAACTGATAGTGCAGATACGTCTTCTTCCAATGTTGTTGGAAGAGAAATAGATGATGATGCAAATATTCCGGTTGTGAGATACATGAATCCAGTTTCTGTTCGGAATGGTTCTCGATTCCTCTCAGGTGCAGAGCGTGAATATCTTGCAGTGCTCCGTTCAGGTGAAGGCTTACATCATCGTGGTCGGCATGCGTTGGCACAACATATGCGTGGCGGGAGGAGTGCTCGACATCTGGAAGCTTTGAACATTGATTCTGAAGTTCCAGCAAATTTACCAGAAACATCATCACAAGAGGCCAAGAAAACAAGTCCAGATGTTCTTGTCTTGGAAATTCTGAACAAGTTGGCTTCCACATTTCGCTCTTTCTTCACAGCCCTAGTTAAGGGATTTACCTCACCAAACCGTCGGAGAGCTGATGTAGGATCATTGAGTTCAGCTTCAAAAACCCTTGGAACTGCCCTTGCTAAAATATTTCTTGAGGCTCTCAGTTTTTCTGGGCATTCGACATCTGGACTTGATATGTCACTGTCAGTGAAATGTAGATATCTTGGAATGATTGTGGATGATATGACAACACTTACGTTTGACTGCAGGCGTCGAACTTGTTACACAGCAATGGTTAATAATTTTTATGTACATGGGACCTTTAAGGAGCTGCTTACTACATTTGAGGCCACAAGTCAATTGTTGTGGACTTTACCATACCCTTTTCCAACACCTGGTGCAGATCATAAGGCTAGTGAAGGAAGTAAATTATCTCACAGTAAATGGCTGCTTGACACATTACAAAGCTACTGTCGTGTTCTTGAGTGCTTTGTCAGCTCCTCTTTACTCTTACCTGCATCCTCCACGTCCCAGGCTCAGCTACTAGTTCAACCAGTTGCAGTTGGTTTGTCAATTGGTCTCTTTCCTGTTCCGAGGGATCCGGAAGTCTTCGTACAGATGTTGCAGTCTCAAGTTTTGGATGTGATATTGCCTGTTTGGAACCATCCTACGTTTCCAAATTGTAGTACGGGTTTTGTTGCTTCTATTATTTCAGCTGTGACACATATATATTCTGGTGTTGGTGATGTCAAACGGAATCGCAATGGTGTTGCAGGAAGCACAAATCAGAGGTTTTTGCCACCGCCACCTGATGAGGGTACTATTGCAACTATTGTTGAAATGGGGTTTTCAAGGGCAAGAGCAGAGGAAGCACTGAGACGAGTAGAAACAAATAGTGTTGAACTTGCCATGGAGTGGTTGTTCAGTCATGCCGAGGATCCTGTACAGGAGGATGATGAGTTGGCTCGGGCACTTGCTCTCTCACTTGGGAGCTCATCTGAAGGACCTAAAGTTGACAATGTGGACAAGTCAATAGATCTACTGACAGATGAAGCACAAACGAAGGCACCTCCTGTTGATGATATTCTTGCTGCATCATTGAAGCTGTTTCAAAGTATTGATACAATTGCATTCTCATTGACAGATTTGTTGGTGACCCTTTGCAATCGGAACAAAGGAGAAGACCGTCCAAAGGTGGCATTTTATCTTATTCAGCAATTAAAGCTTTGTCCTTTGGATTTCTCCAAGGATTCTAGTGCTTTGGGTATGATATCACATATTTTAGCATTACTTGTGTTTGAGGATGGAACTGTACGAGAAATTGCTGCAGAGAATGGTATTGTACCTGCTACAATTGATGTCCTGATGAATTTTAAAGCTAGCAATGCCTTAACAAGTGAGATTCTTGTCCCAAAATGCATTAGTTCTTTACTGCTTGTACTAGATAACATGCTACAGTCCAAGCCCAGAATATCTTCTGAAGTTGTGGAGGGGACTCATACAGGATCTTTGCCAGATTCTTCAGCTGCTGCCCCAATTACAGATGGGAGTTTGGCTCCAGATGTTCCTGTAAGAGAAAATGAGTCATCATTGGAGAAAATTTTGGGGAAGTCTACAGGTTATTTGACTATCGAACAGAGTCATATGGTGCTGCAACTTGCTTGTGACTTAATAAAGCAGCATGTTCCTGCTGTTATTATGCAGGCTGTTTTACAGTTATGTGCTCGCTTGACAAAAACTCATGTTCTAGCTCTGCAGTTTCTTGAAAATGGAGCCTTAGCTGCAGTTTTTAGTCTTCCAAGGACTTGCTTTTTCCCTGGATATGATACAGTGGCTTCTGCTATTGTTCGACACCTGATTGAAGACCCTCAGACTTTGCAAACTGCTATGGAATTGGAAATTCGACAAACTTTGATTGGAAACATGCATGCAGGACGTACTAACCCACAGACATTTTTGACAACAATGGCGCCTGTTATCTCTAGAGATCCTGTGGTATTTATGAAAGCTGCAGCTGCAGCTTGTCAGTTGGAATCATCAGGAGGGAGGACTCTTGTGGTGttgtcaaaggaaaaagagaaggaaaaggaaaaatcAAAAGCACATGGCGTGGAAGATTCTGTTCGGATTTCTGAGAACAAGGTACATGATGGTTCAGGTAAATGTGTCAAAGGCCATAAAAAGATTCCTGTCAATCTCACTCAAGTAATTGATCAGCTCCTTGACATAGTTTTGAAATACCCTCCTCCAAGAAGTGAGGAAGGTTGTGCTAGTGATTCAACTTCTATGGAGGTGGATGAACCTGCCaccaaagtgaaaggaaaatcCAAGGTTGATGAGGCAAGAAAATTGTGCTCTGATTCTGAAAAATCTGCTGTTCTAGCAAAGGTGACTTTTGTTCTCAAGCTATTCAGTGATATCCTACTTATGTATGTACATGCAGTGGGAGTGATATTGAGGCGGGATTCAGAACTATGCCAACTCCGAGGATCTAATCAAACAGATGGTTCCGGACATGGTGGGATAATTCATCATGTCTTACATTGGTTACTTCCAATATCGACAGACAAATCTGCAGGGCCTGATGAATGGAGAGACAAATTGTCTGAAAAGGCTTCATGGTTTCTGGTGGTTTTGTGTGGTCGATCTGGAGAAGGACGGAGGCGAGTGATTAATGAACTTGTGAAAGCAATGTCGTCTTTCTCAAACTTTGCAAGCAATTCtagtaaaagccttttattgCCTGACAAAAAGGTTTTTGCATTTGCTGATTTGGTGTATtctattttatcaaaaaatacaTCATCTGGCAACTTGCCTGGTTCTGGATGTTCACCAGATATAGCAAAAAGCATGATAGATGGTGGAATGGTACAGTGTCTAACAGGTATTCTTCAAGTTATTGATTTGGATCATCCTGATGCTCCCAAGATCGTTAATCTTTTGCTGAAGGCTTTGGAAAGTCTTACTAGAGCTGCTAATGCAAGTGAGCAAGTCCTCAAATCTGAGGGTCTGAACAAGAAGAGAAGTATTGAATCAAATGGGAGGCATGATGATCATACAACTACATCAGTTGCTGGTACAGTAGAGCAAAATCAGAATGTTAACAACTCTGCTGATGTGCCTAATGCGGTGCAGACTGAAGAACTGCAATGCCAAGTTCCTTCTCAAAATGAGGGTAATCAAGATGCACACCATAATCAGTTTGTTCAGCAAGAAATGAGGATAGAAGTGGAAGAGACAATGGTGAACAACCCACCTATGGAGATTGGGTTGGATTTCTTGCGTGAAGAGATGGAAGAAGGTGGTGTGTTACACAACACTGATCAAATTGATATGACTTTTCGGGTGGAGAATAGGGCAGATGATGATATGGGTGATGAGGATGATGATATGGGAGATGAgggtgaggaagatgaggatGATGATGATGGAGAGGACGAGGACGAGGATATTGCTGAAGATGGTGCTGGCATGATGTCTCTTGCAGATACTGACATCGAAGACCATGATGATGCTGGTCTGGGTGATGACTTCAATGATGACATgattgatgaagatgatgatttTCATGAGCATCGCGTGATAGAAGTAAGGTGGAGGGAAGCTCTGGATGGGCTAGATCATTTGCAAGTCCTAGGCCAACCTGGTCCTGCTAGCAGTCTAATTGATGTTGCAGCTGAGCCTTTTGAAGGGGTGAATGTGGATGACCTTTTTGGTCTTCGCAGGCCTTTGGGTTTTGAGCGTCGTCGTCAGAGTGGTAGGTCTTCCTTTGAGCGATCGATTAGAGAAGTAAATGGATTTCAACATCCTCTTCTCTTAAGGCCATCACAGTCTGGGGATTTGGTTTCTATGTGGTCATCAGGTGGACATTCATTTAGGGATTTGGAAGCTCTATCATCTGGTAGCTTTGATGTGGCTCACTTTTACATGTTTGATGCTCCAGTTATTCCATATGATCACGTGCCAACTAGTCTTTTTGCTGATCGTTTGGGTAGTGCAGCACCCCCACCTTTGACTGATTATTCTGCAGGAATGGATTCATTGCATATACAGGGTAGACGAGGTTCAATTGATGGTCGGTGGACTGATGATGGTCTTCCCCAAGCAAGTTCCCAGGCTACTGTGATTGCACAATCTGTAGAAGGGCAGTTTGTATCTCAGTTGCGTAGTCTTGCTCCTGCAAGTGATCCTATTGAAAGGCAGTCCCAGCATCCAGGATTGCAGGATAGTCAACCATCAAATGATCCTCCATCCAATGATGGGCAAGTATTGGTTGAAGGTGATAACACTAGCAGTCAGCAAACGGAAGTTCAACAACAAGAAAATGGTAATGAAGTGATACATGAACTTGCTCCTGCAGTTGAAACTGTTTCTTGCCAAGAGCAAATAAATCCCCCATCTTCGGTTGAAGATGCAGGTGAATGCCTACATGTGCAGGTGCCAATGTTAGTTCAAACAATTTCTCTTAACAGTACACCAAATGGTCAGGATAATATGGAAACTAGGGAGGGCAATGACAACGCTGGTGATCAAGTAGAGATAATGCCCGAGCTTGTCAACTCATCCACTGGTTGCCATCCTCCTTTGCAATGTGCAGGGGTTTCTGAAGTGCCTGCAAGTCTCCATGATGTGCCTGTTCAGACTGTAGCTTATGATGCTTCTGGGCGAATAAGGGATTCTGGTTTGGTGATTCGTAATTTGGATCATACAAATGTAGATGTTGATATGGATAGTATAGATGCTGAAGGCAACCAAGCTGAGCAGCGTCTTCCTGCTACAGAGCATGTTTTGGATGCACCACTGTCTCGGCATGAGACTCTGATTTCTGAGGAAGCTAGTCATGCTGACCAAGCTAGTGCAAATAACGAGGCTTCGGGTGCAAGTGCAATCGATCCAACATTCTTAGAGGCTTTGCCAGAAGATTTACGGGCAGAAGTTCTAGCTTCCCAGCAAGCCCAGTCTGTTCAACCTCCAACTTATACTCCACCTGCTGTTGATGATATTGATCCTGAGTTTTTGGCTGCCCTTCCCCCAGATATCCAAgctgaagttctagcacaacaGAGAGCCCAGAGGATTGCCCAGCAGGCTGAAGGACAACCTGTTGACATGGATAATGCTTCCATAATTGCTACTTTCCCTGCTGAGTTGCGCGAAGAG GTGCTTCTGACTTCTTCTGAAGCAGTTTTATCGGCATTACCGTCTCCACTGCTAGCTGAAGCGCAAATGCTAAGAGATCGAGCAATGAGCCATTATCAGGCTCGTAGCCTGTTTGGAGGCAGCCACAGGCTGTCTATTCGTCGAAATGGTTTGGGGTTTGATAGGCAGACAGTGATGGACAGGGGCGTTGGAGTAACCATTGGGCGGAGAGCAGCATCTTCCATTACAAATAGCATGAAAGTGAAAGAAATTGAAGGCACGCCACTTCTAGATGCCAATGCTTTGAAAGCTTTGATCAACCTTCTACGTCTGGCACAG CCCCTTGGAAAAGGCCTTCTGCAAAGACTTCTGTTAAATCTTTGTGCGCATAGCACTACGAGAGCAACTTTAGTTCGTCTCTTGCTTGATATGATTAAACCTGAGGCTGAAGGGTCAGTTAGTGGATTGGCAACAATTAACTCCCAAAGGCTTTATGGCTGTCCATCGAATGTCGTTTATGGTCGATCACAGTTGTTGGATG GTCTTCCACCATTGGTTTTGCATCGAGTTCTTGAAATTTTGACATATTTGGCTACTAATCATTCATATATTGGAAATATGTTGTTCTACTTGGATCCGTCAATTGTTCCAGAGCAGTTAAGTTATAGGCATATAGAGACTAAGATAGATAAGGGTAAAGAGAAAATTGAGGATGGAGATGTTCCGTCAAAACCTTTCGTAAATGCAGATGATGTTCCTCTGATACTGTTCTTGAAGCTCTTGAATCGACCACTATTTTTACGAAGCACAGCGCACCTTGAACAG GTTATGGGACTGCTCCAAGTGGTAATTTGCACAGCTGCTCAAAAAGTAGAGTCTCGGACCTTATCTGGACAGGTAACTGCAAATTCTGAAAAGCAAACTGTCGATGAAGCTTCAGGTGATATTCAGAAAGATCCCCCACTGGAAACAGAGATTAGTCAAGAAGATAAGTCTAAAGCTGAGTTGTCTACTTCAGATGGGAAGAGGGTAATCGATACTTGCAGTATTTTCCTGCAGCTGCCACTACCTGATTTGCGCAATCTGTGCAGCCTTCTTGGTCGTGAAGG GCAGTCTGATAAAGTTTATATGCTAGCTGGAGAAGTGCTGAAGAAGTTGGCTTCAGTGGCAACATCACATCGGAAGTTCTTTACATCTGAACTTTCAGTATTAGCTCATAGTTTAAGCAATTCAGCTGTCAGTGAACTTGTCACCCTGAGGAATACACACATGTTGGGTCTCAGTGCTGGATCCATGGCGGGTGCTGCTATTCTTCGTGTGCTACAGGCACTCAGCTCACTCACCTCTTCCCGTGTTGATGAGAATGGGGTGCTGGAAGGTGATGAAGAACAAGAGGAGCAAATCACCATGTGGAACTTAAATGTTGCACTTGACCCATTGTGGCGAGAATTGAGTGAATGCATCAGTGTTACTGAGACACAGCTGGGTCAGGGATCCTTTAGTCCAACTATGCCAAATATGAATTTTGGGGAGCCTGTGCAGGGAAcatcttcttctcctcttccCCCTGGGACCCAGAGATTGCTTCCTTTTATTGAAGCGTTCTTTGTTTTATGTGAAAAGCTACAAGCAAACTATTCCATGATGCAGCAAGATCAAATTGATGTAACTGCTAGAGAAGTCAAAGAGTCAGTTGGTGGTTCTGCTTCCTCAACCACAACAGGAACTGCAGATTTTCACAGGAAGTTGGATGGTGCTACCACTTTTTCCAAGTTCGCAGAGAAGCACCGTCGGCTATTGAATACTTTCATAAGGCAGAATCCTGGCTTGTTGGAGACATCACTTTCTATGATGCTGAAAGCTCCGAGACTGATTGAGTTTGACAACAAGAGAGCATATTTCCGCTCAAGAATAAGGCAACAGCATGAGCAACACCTCTCTGGTCCTCTGCGGATAAGTGTACGACGGGCATATGTTTTAGAGGATTCATACAATCAGTTGAGGATGCGACCTAGTCAAGATCTGAAGGGACGGTTGAATGTACAGTTTCAAGGTGAGGAAGGTATTGATGCTGGAGGTTTGACCAGAGAATGGTATCAACTACTTTCAAGGGTAATATTTGACAAGGGTGCATTACTTTTTACCACTGTGGGGAATAATGTGACGTTCCAACCAAATCCAAATTCTGTCTTTCAGACTGAACACCTTTCATACTTCAAGTTTGTTGGACGAGTG GTTGCGAAGGCACTTTTTGATGGGCAACTTCTGGATGTTTATTTTACACGATCTTTCTACAAGCACATTCTTGGGGTAAAAGTTACTTACCATGACATAGAGGCTGTTGATCCTGATTATTACAAGAACTTGAAGTGGATGCTGGAG AATGATGTGAGTGACATACCTGACTTGACATTCAGCATGGATGCTGATGAGGAAAAGCACATCCTTTATGAGAAAACAGAG GTAACTGATTATGAGCTCAAACCTGGAGGAAGAAACATACGGGTTACAGAAGAAACAAAACATGAGTATGTTGACCTTGTTGCTGACCATATCTTGACAAATGCTATTCGTCCTCAAATCAATTCCTTCCTTGAGGGCTTCAATGAATTGGTTCCCCGGGCacttatttcaatttttaatgataaagAGCTTGAACTATTAATCAGTGGACTTCCTGAAATTGATT TGGATGATCTAAAAGCCAATACTGAGTATACTGGCTATACTTCAGCATCTAGTGTTGTTCAATGGTTTTGGGAGGTAGTTAAAGTTTTCAATAAGGAAGACATGGCAAGATTGCTGCAATTTGTTACTGGAACATCAAAG GTTCCGTTGGAGGGTTTCAAAGCGTTACAGGGCATTTCAGGTCCTCAAAGATTTCAGATTCACAAGGCATATGGAGCTCCTGAGCGGTTACCTTCAGCTCACACATG cTTCAACCAACTTGACCTTCCAGAGTACACCTCCAAGGGACAACTTCAAGAACGTTTGCTGCTTGCTATACATGAAGCTAGTGAAGGTTTTGGGTTTGGTTAG